Proteins from one Coffea arabica cultivar ET-39 chromosome 8c, Coffea Arabica ET-39 HiFi, whole genome shotgun sequence genomic window:
- the LOC140013452 gene encoding uncharacterized protein: MLEIDIKVEKLPYDLEVRTPTGNQVLLVNEVYRNCDIWVGERKLVVDLISLAINGYDVILGMDWLAHYHARVDCRMKVVEFCIPGEATLKLDVRGMLASSVLISGIRARKLLSHGARGYLAFLINTSGEKMKLEDMPVISEYPDVFPEKLGSLPPEREIEFKVDLVPGTTPISKPLSNGTC; the protein is encoded by the coding sequence ATGCTTGAAATTGACATAAAAGTTGAAAAgctaccttatgacttagaagtaagGACACCTACGGGTAACCAAGTTTTACTTGTGAATGAGGTGTATAGAAATTGCGATATTTGGGTTGGTGAACGGAAATTGGTAGTTGACCTCATTAGTCTAGCCATTAATGGGTACGATGTCattctaggtatggattggctagctcatTACCATGCTCGGGTAGATTGTAGGATGAAGGTAGTAGAGTTTTGCATACCAGGTGAGGCAACTTTGAAGTTAGACGTGAGGGGTATGTTAGCCTCATCTGTGCTCATTTCGGGAataagggctaggaaattgcttagtcaTGGGGCACGCGGTTACCTAGCTTTTCTAATTAACACTTCGGGAGAAAAGATGAAGTTGGAAGACATGCCGGTAATCAGTGAATACCCGGACGTATTTCCAGAGAAGTTGGGGTCATTGCCACCTGAAagggagattgaatttaaggttgatCTAGTACCCGGAACTACTCCCATCTCTAAACCCttatcgaatggcacctgctga